In Sphingopyxis sp. 113P3, one DNA window encodes the following:
- a CDS encoding tetratricopeptide repeat protein — protein MGFWAALAIAFLSGTAPARAEWVEARTHHFILVTDSDRAAARAFATRLEQFDAALRQLYGIPDNPDLHSRPVTIYALAPEQFFKVCRCPGVLGYYSRPLTGPRIIAISDPKADRRLKLGDLHSQALMLHEYSHHFMLTNFPGAYPYWYVEGFAEFNANVDFQEDGSIVLGYPANYRGSALLGGSSLPLRRLIAPEQFGYGENVNLNYGRAWLLTHYLMLRPQRAGQLDRYLAGIRAGQSSFVTAKEAFGDFAALDDELDAYMKGDLAPPLRIPAAAAAAEVRIRSLSAGEADLLELWLTMKDGVAKGYRKGFALKAERGARKHPDDAAAQVMAAEVSFMAERFAEAEAMADRALELEPKSDRAMLLKGRLAVQKALGAAPGDLAGWSEGREWFVRANRANPQSVEAFYRYFGSYAWAGAKAPGGAIQGLMRASVLAPESEQVAVSLALQKLREGEGRAARSLLIPLASAPHRPRDDNVAQKIIDQIDAGETKEAAAALLLLEAKVRGPY, from the coding sequence TTGGGATTTTGGGCCGCGCTCGCGATCGCTTTCCTTTCAGGGACGGCGCCGGCCCGCGCCGAATGGGTCGAGGCCCGTACGCATCATTTTATCCTGGTGACCGACAGCGACAGGGCGGCGGCGCGCGCGTTTGCGACCCGGCTCGAACAGTTCGACGCGGCGCTGCGTCAGCTCTACGGCATCCCGGACAACCCCGATCTTCATAGCCGGCCGGTCACCATCTATGCGCTCGCCCCAGAGCAGTTCTTCAAGGTCTGCCGCTGTCCCGGCGTGCTCGGCTATTATTCGCGCCCGCTCACCGGGCCGCGGATCATCGCGATCAGCGATCCCAAGGCGGATCGCAGGCTCAAGCTCGGGGATCTGCACTCGCAGGCGCTCATGCTGCATGAATATAGTCACCATTTCATGCTGACCAATTTCCCCGGCGCCTATCCCTATTGGTATGTCGAGGGCTTTGCCGAGTTCAACGCCAACGTCGATTTCCAGGAAGATGGATCGATCGTGCTTGGATATCCCGCCAATTATCGCGGGTCGGCGCTGCTGGGCGGTTCGAGCCTGCCGCTGCGGCGTCTCATTGCGCCCGAACAATTTGGCTATGGCGAGAACGTCAATCTGAACTATGGCCGCGCCTGGCTCCTCACCCATTATCTGATGCTGCGTCCGCAACGCGCGGGTCAGCTTGACCGCTACCTTGCCGGCATTCGGGCGGGTCAATCGAGTTTTGTGACCGCCAAGGAGGCATTCGGGGACTTCGCGGCGCTCGACGATGAGCTCGACGCCTATATGAAAGGCGATCTTGCGCCGCCGCTGCGCATTCCGGCCGCAGCGGCGGCGGCAGAGGTTCGGATCCGGTCGCTTTCGGCGGGCGAAGCCGATTTGCTCGAGCTCTGGCTCACGATGAAGGATGGGGTCGCCAAAGGCTATCGCAAGGGATTTGCCCTCAAGGCCGAACGCGGCGCGCGCAAGCATCCGGATGATGCCGCCGCGCAGGTAATGGCGGCCGAAGTGAGCTTCATGGCCGAACGCTTCGCCGAGGCCGAAGCGATGGCAGACCGGGCGCTCGAGCTTGAGCCCAAATCCGACCGGGCCATGCTGCTCAAGGGGCGGCTCGCTGTCCAGAAAGCTCTTGGGGCCGCGCCCGGCGATCTTGCCGGATGGAGCGAAGGACGCGAGTGGTTCGTGCGCGCCAACCGCGCGAACCCGCAATCGGTCGAGGCCTTTTATCGCTATTTCGGAAGCTATGCCTGGGCCGGTGCAAAAGCGCCCGGCGGCGCGATCCAGGGATTGATGCGGGCATCAGTCCTTGCTCCTGAAAGCGAGCAGGTCGCGGTTTCGCTCGCGCTTCAAAAGTTGCGCGAGGGGGAGGGCCGGGCGGCGCGGTCGCTCCTGATACCTCTCGCGTCCGCGCCCCATCGTCCCCGCGACGACAATGTCGCGCAGAAGATCATCGATCAGATCGACGCAGGCGAGACGAAGGAGGCGGCCGCAGCGCTTCTTCTCCTCGAAGCCAAGGTGCGCGGTCCCTATTGA
- a CDS encoding inner membrane-spanning protein YciB: MKPLLYAVGPLLFDSLGVIVFAVLLALHVDLVTATIAGTVAACGVVLFEIARGRAVAALQWISLAMVLFSAAATMLTGDPRFVMVKPSIVYLIVGAAMLRRGWMNRYIPPVDLPLVGDVMERFGFIWAGMMFATAAANLVIAYAFTPWWPAFIGIVPLASKALLFAVHFTIVQLVGRARTRRATKLQVCAAQ; the protein is encoded by the coding sequence ATGAAACCCTTGCTCTATGCCGTCGGCCCGCTGCTTTTCGATTCGCTCGGCGTGATTGTCTTTGCGGTGCTGCTTGCTCTCCACGTTGATCTCGTCACGGCGACGATCGCCGGCACGGTTGCGGCGTGCGGCGTCGTCCTGTTCGAGATTGCGCGCGGCCGCGCTGTCGCCGCGCTCCAGTGGATCAGCCTCGCGATGGTGCTCTTCTCTGCCGCTGCGACCATGCTGACCGGCGATCCGCGCTTCGTGATGGTGAAGCCCTCGATCGTCTATCTGATCGTCGGCGCAGCAATGCTGCGTCGCGGCTGGATGAACCGGTATATCCCTCCGGTCGACCTGCCGCTCGTCGGCGATGTGATGGAGCGCTTCGGCTTCATCTGGGCCGGAATGATGTTTGCGACCGCGGCCGCGAACCTTGTCATCGCCTATGCATTTACGCCCTGGTGGCCCGCCTTCATCGGAATCGTCCCGCTCGCTTCGAAGGCGCTGCTCTTCGCGGTGCATTTCACGATTGTCCAGCTCGTCGGCCGCGCGCGGACACGCCGGGCGACCAAGCTTCAGGTCTGCGCAGCGCAATAG
- the katG gene encoding catalase/peroxidase HPI: MNDPTPIEYATGCPAGKSRFRGLLGRTNKDWWPDALPIDILHQGGVSPDPLGPDFDYAAAFNSLDYQALKDDLKALMTDSKPWWPADYGHYGPFFIRMAWHAAGTYRTADGRGGANSGQQRFAPLNSWPDNGNLDKARRLLWPIKQKYGNKISWADLFILTGNVAIESMGGPVFGFGGGRKDVFEPERDIYWGAEEQWVNEGVQTRIDPDKELDLEHPLAAIQMGLIYVNPEGPGGNPDPLQSARDIKITFERMAMSPEETVALTAGGHTFGKAHGAGDASLVGAAPEGADITLMGLGWSSTFETGVGAHAITSGIEGAWVNTPTEWSENYFRLLLDYDYELVRSPAGAQQWQPINQKEEDMAPDAHNPGRKVPTMMTTADMALKMDPELRQYSEKFRNDHEAFKDAFARAWFKLCHRGMGPKVRYLGPEVPDEDLIWQDPVPAGTMPSDADVAAFKSAILGSGLTISELVKAAWASASTFRKSDFRGGANGARVRLAPQKDWAVNDPEELAKVLAKIDELRGSLSMADAIVLAGSAAVEKAARDAGYSIDVPFTGGRGDASQEWTDVESFEVMEPQADGFRNYLKSRHSVRTEELLLDRASLLGLSAPEMTVLLGGLRVLGANQGGSRNGVLTNRVGQLTNDFFVNLLDMDTIWEVVDTSGDEEFIGYDRAGRQERWRATRTDLIFGSNSQLRATAEVYAEKGHEEKFVRDFVKAWVKVMNADRFDLA; encoded by the coding sequence ATGAACGACCCAACCCCCATCGAATATGCGACGGGTTGTCCGGCCGGAAAGAGCCGGTTCCGCGGCCTGCTCGGCCGCACCAACAAGGATTGGTGGCCCGACGCGCTCCCGATCGACATCCTGCACCAGGGCGGGGTCTCGCCCGACCCTCTGGGTCCGGATTTCGACTATGCAGCGGCGTTCAACTCGCTCGACTATCAGGCGCTCAAGGACGATCTCAAAGCCTTGATGACCGACAGCAAGCCGTGGTGGCCCGCGGACTACGGGCACTATGGTCCCTTCTTCATTCGCATGGCGTGGCACGCGGCGGGCACCTATCGCACCGCTGACGGCCGCGGCGGGGCAAACAGCGGGCAGCAGCGCTTTGCTCCGCTCAACAGCTGGCCCGACAATGGCAATCTCGACAAGGCGCGCCGCCTCCTCTGGCCGATCAAGCAGAAATATGGCAACAAGATCAGCTGGGCGGATCTCTTCATCCTCACCGGAAATGTCGCGATCGAATCGATGGGCGGGCCGGTGTTCGGCTTCGGCGGCGGCCGCAAGGATGTCTTCGAGCCCGAGCGCGACATTTACTGGGGGGCCGAGGAGCAGTGGGTCAACGAAGGCGTCCAGACGCGCATCGACCCCGACAAGGAGCTCGATCTGGAGCATCCGCTTGCCGCGATCCAGATGGGCCTCATCTACGTCAATCCCGAAGGGCCCGGCGGAAACCCCGATCCGCTGCAATCGGCGCGCGATATCAAGATCACCTTTGAGCGCATGGCGATGAGCCCTGAAGAGACGGTGGCGCTGACCGCTGGCGGGCATACCTTTGGCAAGGCGCACGGCGCAGGCGATGCAAGCCTTGTCGGCGCGGCACCCGAAGGCGCGGACATCACGCTGATGGGTCTTGGCTGGTCGTCGACCTTCGAAACCGGGGTCGGCGCTCATGCGATCACGAGCGGGATCGAGGGGGCGTGGGTGAACACACCCACTGAATGGTCGGAGAATTATTTCCGCCTGCTCCTCGACTATGATTATGAGCTCGTTCGAAGCCCCGCGGGCGCGCAGCAGTGGCAGCCGATCAATCAGAAGGAAGAGGATATGGCCCCCGACGCCCATAACCCGGGCAGGAAGGTGCCGACGATGATGACCACCGCCGACATGGCGCTCAAAATGGATCCTGAGCTACGGCAATATTCGGAGAAATTCCGCAACGATCATGAGGCGTTCAAGGACGCTTTTGCTCGCGCCTGGTTCAAGCTTTGCCACCGCGGCATGGGACCCAAGGTGCGCTATCTCGGGCCCGAGGTCCCCGACGAGGATCTGATCTGGCAGGATCCGGTTCCCGCCGGAACCATGCCCTCCGATGCCGACGTTGCAGCGTTCAAGAGTGCGATACTGGGCTCGGGGCTTACCATCAGCGAACTCGTGAAAGCGGCCTGGGCCTCGGCCTCGACCTTCCGCAAGAGCGATTTTCGCGGCGGGGCCAATGGCGCGAGGGTGCGATTGGCGCCGCAAAAGGACTGGGCGGTCAATGATCCTGAGGAGCTCGCCAAGGTGCTCGCCAAGATCGATGAACTGCGCGGGTCGCTCTCTATGGCCGATGCGATCGTCCTTGCAGGGTCCGCGGCGGTCGAGAAGGCGGCGCGCGATGCGGGCTATTCGATCGACGTGCCCTTCACGGGCGGGCGCGGCGATGCGAGTCAGGAGTGGACCGACGTCGAGAGCTTCGAGGTGATGGAACCGCAGGCCGATGGTTTTCGCAACTATCTGAAATCGCGGCACAGCGTGCGCACCGAGGAGCTGCTCCTCGACCGCGCTTCGCTGCTCGGCCTGTCGGCGCCCGAAATGACCGTGCTGCTTGGGGGACTGCGCGTACTCGGCGCGAACCAGGGCGGGAGCCGGAATGGCGTGCTCACCAACCGGGTCGGTCAGCTCACCAATGATTTCTTCGTCAATCTCCTCGACATGGACACGATCTGGGAGGTCGTGGACACGAGCGGTGACGAGGAGTTCATCGGCTATGACCGCGCCGGACGCCAGGAGCGCTGGCGCGCGACCCGCACGGATCTCATCTTCGGTTCCAACTCGCAGCTTCGCGCGACCGCCGAAGTCTATGCGGAGAAGGGGCATGAGGAGAAGTTCGTGCGCGACTTCGTCAAGGCCTGGGTCAAGGTGATGAACGCCGATCGCTTCGACCTCGCGTGA
- a CDS encoding TonB-dependent receptor: protein MTAKYPSTRRRIPATSLTLSLILAFAAQPAAAEDANADTAQTPAPADTAAQVEGGSYGGDIVVTARRRAETAQDVPIAISVVAGDQIDNTGSFNVGRLTQLAPTLQFYSSNPRNSAVNIRGIGAPFGLTNDGIEQGVGIYVDDVYYARVASATFDFLDVAQIEVLRGPQGTLYGKNTTAGAINITTNQPTFDFEGKAELSIGNLNFKQAKAAVSGPLSNNLAARVAISATSRRGTLYNVTTDRWIQSQDNIGLRGQLLWRPTDNLDITLTGDWNKQDAVCCGSVFVAVGETQRPINRQYAALAAAQGYVVPSTNPYDRLTDLDANLNAGNQIGGVALRVKWDVGPGTLTSVTAWRYWDWKPENDRDFTGLPVVTKSQNPSQQNQYTQELRYNYSGSRFDFVVGGFAFYQRIDTQGTEQHGPASSRWTLNPTNALSNDPSVLDGLTAINTQYLKNTSLALFGQLSWKISDSFTIQPGVRLNYDKKDGYYQRLVYAGDGSAVTADLTDAVSVARLGVFSPQEYSPSFSDWNFSYDLTATWKAAPDILLYATYAKTFKSGGINQNGVPNGADGNPLLAAATIKPESVQHYEAGAKAEFWDRRGTFNLSIFRTDIKDYQANVNNGQFGVLRGYLANAGKVRTQGVEADFSIRPSERFRAYANGAYTDAKYVRFIDAPCPPELSGGSNSPPNCDISGQRLPGVSKWAFSFGAEVNAPAKLLAQDGEVYFGYDGSYRSNYSSNASPSAYTWIDGYSLSNFRAGFRTEDGLDIYAWVRNAFDKKYLEQLFVGPGNTGLITGLPADPRTWGGTIKARF from the coding sequence ATGACTGCCAAATATCCTTCCACGCGCCGGCGCATCCCGGCGACCTCGTTGACCTTGTCCTTGATCCTGGCCTTTGCGGCGCAGCCCGCCGCAGCTGAGGACGCAAACGCCGATACCGCTCAAACCCCTGCCCCTGCCGACACGGCCGCGCAGGTCGAGGGAGGCAGCTACGGCGGCGACATCGTCGTCACTGCACGCCGCCGCGCCGAAACCGCGCAGGACGTGCCGATCGCCATTTCGGTGGTCGCGGGCGACCAGATCGACAATACCGGCAGCTTCAACGTCGGGCGGCTTACGCAGCTTGCGCCGACGCTACAATTTTATTCGTCAAATCCGCGCAACTCGGCGGTCAACATCCGGGGCATCGGGGCACCGTTCGGGCTCACCAACGATGGGATTGAGCAGGGCGTCGGCATCTATGTCGATGACGTCTATTATGCGCGCGTTGCCTCGGCGACTTTCGACTTTCTCGACGTCGCACAGATCGAGGTGCTGCGCGGGCCGCAAGGAACGCTCTATGGAAAGAACACCACCGCCGGGGCGATCAACATTACGACCAACCAGCCGACCTTCGATTTCGAGGGCAAGGCTGAACTGAGCATCGGCAATCTCAATTTCAAGCAGGCAAAGGCAGCCGTTTCGGGTCCGCTTTCGAACAATCTTGCAGCGCGCGTTGCCATCTCAGCGACCAGCCGCCGCGGTACTCTCTATAATGTCACCACCGACCGCTGGATCCAGAGCCAGGACAATATCGGCCTTCGCGGACAGCTGCTGTGGCGACCGACCGACAATCTCGACATCACGCTGACCGGCGACTGGAACAAGCAGGACGCCGTGTGCTGCGGATCGGTCTTTGTGGCGGTCGGAGAGACGCAGCGGCCGATCAATCGCCAATATGCCGCGCTCGCAGCCGCGCAGGGCTATGTCGTTCCGAGCACCAACCCTTATGACCGGCTGACCGACCTCGATGCCAACCTCAATGCCGGCAACCAGATCGGCGGGGTCGCGCTGCGCGTGAAGTGGGACGTGGGGCCGGGCACGCTGACCTCGGTCACTGCGTGGCGCTATTGGGACTGGAAGCCCGAAAATGACCGCGACTTCACCGGTCTGCCGGTTGTCACCAAATCGCAGAACCCGTCGCAGCAGAACCAATATACCCAGGAACTGCGCTACAATTATTCGGGGAGCCGCTTTGATTTCGTCGTCGGCGGTTTTGCCTTTTATCAGCGGATCGACACGCAAGGGACCGAGCAGCATGGGCCTGCGTCGAGCCGCTGGACGCTCAATCCGACGAACGCGCTCTCGAACGACCCCTCGGTGCTCGATGGCCTCACCGCGATCAACACCCAGTATCTGAAGAATACGAGCCTCGCCCTGTTCGGGCAGCTGAGCTGGAAGATCAGCGACAGCTTCACGATCCAGCCCGGCGTGCGGCTGAACTATGACAAGAAGGACGGCTATTACCAGCGGCTCGTCTATGCCGGCGACGGCTCGGCGGTTACCGCTGACCTCACCGACGCGGTATCGGTCGCGCGGCTTGGCGTGTTCAGTCCGCAGGAATATTCGCCCTCGTTCAGCGACTGGAATTTCAGCTACGATCTGACCGCAACCTGGAAAGCCGCGCCTGACATTCTTCTTTATGCGACCTACGCAAAGACGTTCAAATCGGGCGGCATCAACCAGAACGGCGTGCCGAACGGCGCCGATGGCAATCCGCTGCTTGCCGCCGCGACGATCAAGCCTGAATCGGTCCAGCATTATGAGGCGGGTGCGAAAGCGGAATTCTGGGACCGGCGCGGGACGTTCAACCTTTCGATCTTCCGCACCGACATCAAGGATTATCAGGCCAATGTGAACAATGGCCAGTTCGGTGTGCTGCGCGGCTATCTTGCCAATGCGGGCAAGGTCCGCACGCAGGGCGTCGAGGCGGATTTCTCGATCCGGCCGAGCGAGCGCTTCCGCGCCTACGCCAATGGGGCCTATACCGATGCCAAATATGTGCGCTTCATAGACGCGCCGTGCCCGCCTGAACTGTCGGGCGGCAGCAACAGCCCGCCGAACTGCGATATTTCAGGGCAGCGGCTGCCCGGCGTTTCGAAATGGGCCTTTTCCTTCGGCGCTGAGGTGAATGCACCGGCCAAATTGCTGGCGCAGGACGGCGAAGTCTATTTCGGCTATGACGGCAGCTACCGGTCGAACTATTCATCGAACGCCTCGCCCTCGGCCTATACGTGGATCGACGGCTATTCGCTCTCGAACTTCCGTGCAGGCTTCCGAACCGAGGATGGCCTCGATATCTACGCCTGGGTCAGGAACGCGTTCGACAAGAAATATCTCGAGCAATTGTTTGTCGGCCCGGGGAACACGGGTCTGATCACCGGCCTGCCGGCCGACCCGCGCACCTGGGGCGGAACGATCAAGGCGCGCTTCTAG
- a CDS encoding YezD family protein, with product MSTNDQDASAREALPRAIQTVLEALDKLRFGAIQLTVHEGKLVQVDVTERHRYPN from the coding sequence ATGTCCACGAACGATCAGGACGCGAGCGCGCGCGAAGCGCTGCCGCGTGCGATCCAGACCGTGCTCGAGGCGCTCGACAAGCTGCGCTTTGGCGCCATCCAGCTCACCGTTCACGAAGGGAAGCTTGTGCAGGTCGATGTGACCGAACGCCACCGCTACCCGAACTGA
- a CDS encoding NAD(P)H-dependent flavin oxidoreductase, with protein sequence MSKMTELMARGTELLGSDYAILCGAMSWVSERHLVSAISNAGGFGVIACGAMTPELLDAEIAATKMLARRNFGVNLITMHPQLFELIEVCARQGVGHVVLAGGLPPKGSLEAIKASGAKVICFAPTLALAKKLMRSGVDALVIEGMEAGGHIGPVSTSVLAQEILPELASELPIFVAGGIGRGEAIAGYLEMGASGVQLGTRFVCATESIAHPAFKKAFIRASARDAVASVQIDPRLPVIPVRALKNSGTEAFTAKQREVANLLDAGKVDMNEAQLQIEHYWAGALRRAVIDGDVEGGSLMAGQSVGMVTQEESAAAIIAALVGQAEAALHARG encoded by the coding sequence ATGAGCAAAATGACAGAATTGATGGCGCGCGGGACCGAGCTTCTCGGCAGCGATTATGCCATTCTATGCGGCGCCATGAGCTGGGTCTCGGAGCGGCATCTTGTGAGCGCGATCAGCAATGCAGGCGGCTTTGGCGTCATTGCCTGCGGCGCGATGACGCCCGAGCTGCTCGATGCCGAGATTGCCGCGACAAAGATGCTCGCGAGGCGCAATTTCGGGGTCAACCTCATCACCATGCACCCGCAGCTCTTCGAGCTCATTGAGGTGTGCGCGAGGCAAGGCGTCGGTCATGTCGTGCTTGCCGGCGGCCTCCCGCCCAAGGGCAGCCTCGAGGCGATCAAGGCATCGGGCGCTAAGGTCATCTGCTTTGCGCCGACGCTTGCGCTGGCAAAGAAGCTGATGCGCTCGGGCGTCGACGCGCTGGTGATCGAGGGCATGGAAGCAGGCGGCCACATCGGCCCCGTCTCGACGAGCGTGCTCGCACAGGAAATCCTGCCCGAACTCGCATCCGAGCTTCCCATCTTCGTCGCCGGGGGCATTGGCCGGGGGGAAGCCATCGCAGGCTATCTCGAAATGGGCGCATCGGGGGTTCAGCTCGGCACGCGCTTCGTCTGCGCAACAGAGAGCATTGCGCATCCCGCTTTCAAGAAAGCCTTCATCCGCGCCTCGGCGCGCGATGCGGTCGCGAGCGTGCAGATCGACCCGCGGCTGCCCGTGATCCCGGTGCGCGCGCTCAAGAACAGCGGGACCGAGGCTTTCACGGCAAAGCAGCGCGAGGTCGCTAACCTCCTCGATGCGGGGAAGGTCGACATGAACGAGGCGCAGCTCCAGATCGAACATTATTGGGCGGGCGCGCTCAGGCGCGCGGTGATCGACGGCGACGTCGAAGGCGGTTCGTTAATGGCAGGGCAATCTGTCGGTATGGTAACGCAGGAAGAGAGCGCCGCCGCTATCATCGCGGCGCTGGTAGGGCAGGCCGAAGCCGCCTTGCACGCTCGGGGTTGA
- the ptsP gene encoding phosphoenolpyruvate--protein phosphotransferase translates to MTNAPPPPSTAAQSARTILTRLHEVMAARTNAQSKLNQVVGIIGECLHSEVCSIYLLRDGSLELYATRGLKQEAVHVTRLALGEGLVGTIAEHIETLNLDEAAAHPDFSYRPETGEELFHSFAGVPIIRREQAVGVLCVQHSDPRRYEEIEIETLQTVAMVLSELIANADLIDTTARIDAAAADQSAQRLTGQKLVDGMGQGIAVFHQPRITIEHTVADDIEAERHRVYAAFDKMREQIDRMASQAEFGIGGEHEEVLETYKMFAYDEGWSRRINEAIDSGLTAEAAIERVQQRTRMRMRQIDDPLLRDRMHDLEDLSNRLIRIVSGQMGTAAQMGLRQDSILIARNLGPAELLEYDRRRLKGVVLEEGSLTAHVIIVARAMGVPVLGRVRDVRTSIREGDMLLLDAGAGTLQVRPTQALLDAFDAKLEISQKRRANLAALRDLPAVTRDGVSIELMINAGLREDVAALDLTGARGIGLFRTEFQFLVSATLPQRERQQRLYRDVLDAAGDRPVIFRTVDIGGDKALPYMNVDENALEENPAMGWRALRLALDREGLLKVQARALMEAAAGRTLHVMFPMVSEPWEYEAARALFIGQRAWLASRGKKLPAAIRYGAMLEVPGLIETLDLMLPHLDFLSIGTNDLTQFLFAADRAHPRLAERYDWLSPTVMRYLARVVKLVEGSKVTLGVCGEMAGRPLEAMALLGLGIDRLSITPAGVGPVKAMIRSLDLAALRQDMPAILARPAANPRSQYQAWAEANGVDLGD, encoded by the coding sequence ATGACCAACGCCCCGCCCCCGCCCTCGACCGCCGCACAGTCAGCCCGCACCATTCTGACCCGGCTCCACGAGGTCATGGCGGCGCGGACCAACGCGCAGAGCAAGCTCAACCAGGTCGTCGGCATCATCGGCGAATGCCTCCACAGCGAAGTCTGCTCGATCTACCTTCTGCGCGACGGGTCGCTCGAACTTTATGCAACGCGCGGCCTCAAGCAGGAAGCCGTGCACGTGACGCGCCTCGCGCTCGGCGAGGGGTTGGTTGGCACGATCGCGGAGCACATCGAAACGCTCAATCTCGACGAGGCGGCGGCGCACCCCGACTTTTCCTATCGCCCCGAGACGGGCGAGGAATTGTTCCACAGCTTTGCCGGAGTCCCGATCATCCGCCGCGAGCAGGCGGTGGGGGTGCTCTGCGTCCAGCACAGCGACCCGCGGCGCTACGAAGAGATCGAAATCGAGACGCTCCAGACGGTCGCGATGGTGCTCTCCGAGCTCATCGCCAATGCCGATCTCATCGACACCACCGCGCGGATCGACGCCGCGGCTGCCGATCAGTCGGCGCAGCGGCTGACCGGCCAGAAGCTCGTCGACGGCATGGGTCAGGGCATCGCCGTCTTCCACCAGCCGCGGATCACCATCGAGCACACCGTCGCTGACGATATCGAGGCTGAACGCCACCGCGTGTACGCGGCCTTCGACAAGATGCGCGAGCAGATCGACCGCATGGCAAGCCAGGCGGAGTTCGGCATCGGCGGCGAGCATGAGGAGGTGCTCGAGACCTACAAGATGTTCGCCTACGACGAGGGCTGGTCGCGGCGCATCAATGAAGCGATCGACAGCGGCCTCACCGCCGAGGCCGCGATCGAGCGCGTTCAGCAGCGCACGCGCATGCGCATGCGCCAGATCGATGATCCCTTGCTGCGCGACCGCATGCACGATCTTGAAGATCTCTCGAACCGGTTGATCCGCATCGTGTCGGGGCAGATGGGGACCGCAGCGCAAATGGGCCTGCGGCAGGATTCGATCCTCATCGCGCGCAATCTTGGTCCCGCCGAGCTGCTCGAATATGACCGCCGCCGCCTGAAGGGGGTCGTCCTCGAAGAAGGATCGCTCACCGCGCACGTCATCATCGTCGCGCGCGCAATGGGCGTGCCGGTGCTCGGCCGCGTTCGCGACGTGCGCACATCGATCCGCGAAGGCGACATGCTGCTCCTCGACGCGGGCGCCGGCACGCTGCAGGTGCGCCCGACGCAGGCGCTGCTCGACGCCTTCGACGCAAAGCTTGAAATCTCGCAGAAGCGCCGCGCCAATCTCGCCGCGCTTCGCGACCTGCCCGCGGTGACCAGGGACGGCGTCTCGATCGAGCTGATGATCAACGCGGGCCTGCGCGAAGATGTCGCCGCGCTCGATCTAACCGGGGCGCGCGGCATCGGGCTGTTCCGCACCGAATTCCAGTTCCTCGTCTCGGCAACGCTCCCCCAGCGCGAGCGGCAGCAACGCCTCTATCGCGACGTGCTCGACGCCGCCGGCGACCGCCCGGTGATCTTTCGTACGGTCGACATTGGCGGCGACAAGGCGCTGCCCTATATGAATGTCGACGAGAATGCGCTTGAGGAAAACCCCGCGATGGGCTGGCGCGCGCTGCGCCTCGCGCTCGATCGCGAAGGGCTCTTGAAGGTGCAGGCGCGCGCGCTGATGGAGGCGGCCGCCGGTCGCACGCTCCATGTGATGTTCCCGATGGTGTCGGAGCCTTGGGAATATGAAGCGGCACGCGCCCTCTTCATCGGCCAGCGCGCCTGGCTTGCAAGTCGCGGCAAGAAGCTGCCGGCAGCGATCCGTTACGGCGCGATGCTCGAAGTGCCGGGGCTGATCGAGACGCTCGACCTGATGCTCCCGCACCTCGATTTCCTGTCGATCGGCACCAACGACCTCACCCAGTTCCTCTTCGCGGCCGACCGCGCGCATCCGCGGCTCGCCGAGCGCTATGACTGGCTGTCGCCGACCGTGATGCGTTATCTTGCGCGCGTGGTGAAGCTCGTCGAGGGCAGCAAGGTCACCCTCGGCGTATGCGGCGAAATGGCAGGGCGCCCCCTGGAGGCAATGGCCCTTCTCGGCCTCGGTATCGACCGATTGTCGATCACGCCCGCGGGCGTCGGCCCGGTGAAGGCGATGATCCGCTCGCTCGACCTCGCCGCGCTCCGCCAGGATATGCCCGCGATACTCGCAAGACCGGCGGCGAACCCGCGCAGCCAGTATCAGGCGTGGGCAGAAGCCAACGGCGTCGATCTGGGCGACTAG